ccGTATCGTAAGTCAATCTTGGAAAAGACTCCGACTCCCTGAAGTTGATCCATTAGGTCGTCGATCCTTGGTAACATATACTTATTCTTCACGGTAACCTTGTTCAGCTGCCGATAATCGACACACAGACGCATACTtccgtccttcttctttaccagaaGTACTGATGCTCCCCATAGAGAAACACTCGGTCGAATAAAGCGTTTACCCATTAAGTCATCCAGCTAATCCTTAACCTCGACCATCTCtaaaggtgacatcctataaggagcactcgaGATTGGACCTgccccaggcaccaactcaatcgcaaactcgacctctcgatTAGGAGGGAATTCATCAATGTCATCCAAAAACACCTCAGGAAATTCACAAACAACCGGAATTTGCTCTAAGCTTTGTTCATCTCCCAAAACACCCGCAGTTAATAGCATAACACCCTGACATTCATATCCAGAACAGTTTACTATCATGGAGTTCAAATAGTAGCTATTCACCAGGACCGGCCCTTTCGATCCTTCCGGCATAAAGTATATTGATCTCTCAGAACAGtcaagcaaaacatgattcttAGATAACCAATCCAGTCCCAAAATGAGATCCAGACCAGTCATcggcaaacaaatcaaatcatgaaCGAAATCACGTTGTTTAACCCGGAATAGGACTTACGGACATCCTAATCTAGTCACAACGGCTTCAGAAGTGGCATTATGCACCCTTAGATCATAACGTAAGACcacaatcttcaatcctaactcactaGCCCTTTCAAATGCTATAAATGAATGCGTCGTcctagaatcaaacaaatcactTAAAATTTTACCAACTACTTCACAGTTACCTCTGATCAAGGTCTCGGATCCCTCGGCACCTGCTGCAAAAGTGGTGAACACTCTCCCTGGCTGTTGTACTCTACCGGtctcatacttcttcttctctggaCAATTCCAAACCAGGTGCCTGGGTTGTCCTCAAAAGAAACACACTCCCAATTCTACTCTGCACGGGATTTCCGGATGATACTTTCCGTACCTCTTACAACCCACGTCTTGTTGTGTCTGCTTTCCATACCTTCTCCTTTTATTAGCATTGTTATTCGGCCTCTTGAAATTGCCTTGACCCTGATTATGCTGTGGAACAAAACCTCCACGCTTGAAATTTCTTCCCCTCGATGCAAAGTTCTTGCCTTGAGCCCTCTAAAATGGCATCCTCAGACTTTCTTTCTCCAATGCTGCCTTCCTCACACACTCCTCTACCACTCGGCTTTTGTTTACGAGCTCGAAAAAGACTCGGATCTCCATCGGTGCAACTTGTTAGTATACTCAGTAACAGTCATCTGGCCTTGTTTCAATTGCAGCAATTCAAGTTCTTTAGCATTTCTGACCGAACTGGAAAAATACTTTCTGTAAAACTCTGTCTGGAAGACCTCCCAAGGAATCATAGCACCATCTGGCTGCATATATGTCGTGTTCCCTGCCATCAGTACTGGGCCTCACCTTGCAACTGATAAGTCCCGAGTTCAACCCACTGCTCCTCGGGAACCTGCTGAGCCTACAGTGCCCGTTCCATAGCCTGAATCCAGTTATCTGCTTCAGTGGGGTTTGAGGTCCCCCTGAAGGTTGGAGGGTGCACTTTCAGAAAGGAGGCGAGAGTCATTGGCCCCTCTTCTCCGTTGTTTCTATTGTTCCCGTTATTCATATGGTTTTTCAGCGTTTCAACTGTTGCCTGTATAGCCACAGCCATGTTTCCAAGGGTATCCATAAAGTCTACAGAGTTGTTCCCTACGGTTTCAGAATTTACATTGCCTAACCTACCTCTGCCTCTCCCGCGACCGCGTCCTATTATATACTTGcagttttttaattaaataactgGTTCtatttcagttttttatttacttttctttttaatttttgtgattaaaatt
The DNA window shown above is from Arachis ipaensis cultivar K30076 chromosome B08, Araip1.1, whole genome shotgun sequence and carries:
- the LOC107610604 gene encoding uncharacterized protein LOC107610604: MTGLDLILGLDWLSKNHVLLDCSERSIYFMPEGSKGPVLVNSYYLNSMIVNCSGYECQGVMLLTAGVLGDEQSLEQIPVVCEFPEVFLDDIDEFPPNREVEFAIELVPGAGPISSAPYRMSPLEMVEVKD